Within Microbacterium proteolyticum, the genomic segment GCCCGTCGACCGTCCACCGGGTCGAGGTATCCGAGATGCCACCCGGGTTCGCTCTCCATGTACGACACGCCCTTCCCCTTCTTGGTGTGGGCGACGATGCACGTCGGCACCCCGTCCGACCGCGGACCCTTCGCTTCGTGGAGCACTTCTCGCACGCGGGCGACGTCGTGCCCGTCGACCTCGACCACCCGCCAGCCGAATGCGCGCCACTTGTCGGCGAGCGGTTCGATGCCCGTGACCTCGTCGACCGCGCCGTCGAGTTGATAACCGTTGCGATCGACGATCGCGACCAGCCGGTCGAGGCGGTGGTGGGCGGCCGACAGCGCCGCCTCCCATACCTGCCCCTCCTGCATCTCACCGTCGCCCACCATGACGAACACCGAGAAGTCCCGGCCGGTCATGCGGCCGGCGAGCGCCATGCCGGCACCGTTCGAGAGGGCGTGTCCGATCGAGCCCGAGCTGAAGTCGATGCCCGGGATCTTCGTCATGTCGGGGTGGTCGCCGAAAGCGCTCCCGAGGTGCGCGTAGTCGTCGAGGGCCTCGGGCGCGTAATAGCCGAGGTCGGCGAGCACCGGGTACAGGCCGACGGCCGCGTGCCCCTTCCCCATCAGGAAGCGGTCGCGGTCGGGCCAGTCCGGGCGCGCCGGGTCGATGGTCATGACGTCGTAGAAGAGCGCGGCGAAGATCTCGGCCGCGGAGAAGACGGAGCTGTAGTGCCCGACCTTCGCGATCTCGATGAGGCGCACCGTCTCGGTACGGATGAAGTCGGCGCGGTCGCGCAGGAGCGTGTCCACGTCGGGAGCGGTGGGGGAGGTCATTTCAGCCTTTCGTTCTCAGAAGACGACGAGGGTTCGCGCGCCGGTGCCGGCCCGGAGGTCGGCGATCCCGTCGTTGATGCGGTCGAGCGGGATGCGGCGTCCGACGAGGGCCTCGAGTTCGAGTCGGCCCTCGAGGTAGGCGTCGACGAGCAGCGGAATGTCGCGGGACGGCACGATCGACCCGGCCCGCACCCCGTGGACGCCCTTTCCGGCGTGCAGGTGACCAGCGGGCACGGTGATCTCGGCCGTGTCGCCGAACACACCCACGGCCCAGACTGTGCCACCGCGCACGGTGAGATCGAGCGCTGTGCCGACGAGTGCCGGGATGCCGACGGCCTCGAACGCGTGGTCCACTCCCCCGCCGGTCCACGACGAGACGAGGGCTGCGACGTCGGGTTCGCGGTCGGAGTTGACCGTGTGCGTGGCGCCGAACCGCGTGCGGGCGAGCTCGAGTCGCGCGTCGCTGCGGTCGATCGCGATGATGCTCGTCGCCCCCGCGAGCGCGGCGCCCTGGCAGACGTTGAGCCCGACACCGCCGCAGCCGATGACGGCGATGTGGTCGCCCGGCCCGATCCCCGCCACGGTCGTCGCGCTGCCCACACCGGTGGCGACCGCGCATCCGAGCAGGGCGGCCAGGTCGAGTGGCATCCGGTCGTCGATGACGGTGACGGCGCTGTGGTGGAGCACCATCTCCTCGGCGTAGCCGGCGATGCTGGTCCACTGGTGCACCTCGGCACCGTCGATGCTCAGGCGCGGTTCCTCGGATTCGCCGCGCATCGTGGCCTCGCGGTCCTGGCACATCGCCGGTCGACCCGATACGCACATGCGGCACGCTCCGCACGACACGACGAAGCAGGCCACGACGTGGTCGCCCGGCCGGATTCCGGTCACGTCGACGCCGATCTCGGTGACGACGCCGGCGGCCTCGTGACCGAGCACGATCGGCATGGGGCGTTGGACGAGGCCGTCGACGACGTGGAGGTCCGAGTGGCACAACCCCACGGCGCTCGTCCGGACGCGGACCTCGTCGCCGCGCAGGGTCGAGGGTGTGTCGACGTTCCCGACGGTGAGATCCTGGCCTGGTGCGGTGAGCAGCGCTGCTCGCACGGTCCCTCCCGGAGGCTTACGGAAATTCTTTCCGACAAAGTATTGCGATAGAAAATTACTTCCGTCACTCTAGGGAGAACGGAATGATCCGTCAACAACACGAAGAAGTGGACTGACTCACCGATGAACCCGACACACGTGATGGCGCTCGACGCCGGAACCGGCAGTGTCCGCGCGATCCTCTTCGACCGGGGAGGCTCCATCGCGGGGATCGCTCAAGAGGAGTTCCCCCAGCACTACCCACAGCCGGGCTGGGTCGAGCACGACGCCTCGGACATCTGGACCGCACAGGTGCGCGTGGCGCACGCCGTCCTCGAGAAGACCGGGATTCCGGCCGAAGCGATCGCTGCGATCGGGATCACCAACCAACGAGAGACGATCGTCGTCTGGGACCGGACGACCGGTGAGCCGGTCCACCGCGCACTCGTCTGGCAGGACGGGCGCACGACGGCCGACTGCGACGAGCTCATCCGCTCCGGCCAGACCGAACGGGTGCGCGCGGCGACGGGTCTTCCCATCGACAAGTACTTCTCCGCCACGAAACTGCGATGGATCCTCGACAACATCGAGGGCGTGCGCGAGCGCGCCGAGCGCGGAGAACTCGCGGCAGGGACCGTCGACTCCTGGCTGATCTGGAATCTCACCGACGGCGCGGCCCACGTCACGGACTATTCGAACGCGTCGAGGACTCTCGCCTTCAACATCTCGACCCTCGACTGGGACGACGACCTCCTCACCCTGTTCGACATCCCCCGCGCGATCCTCCCCGCGGTGCGCCCCTCGAGCGAGGTCTACGGCGTGACGGGCGAGGGAGCCGGCTTCGGCGCACCCATCCCCGTCGCGTCCGCCATCGGAGATCAGCAGGGGGCGCTGTTCGGGCAGGCCTGCTTCCGCTCCGGCGCCGTGAAGGCCACCTACGGCACGGGTGGTTCGGTCATGATGAACACCGGGCCCGAGCCCGTGTTCTCGGACGCCGGGCTCATCACCACGGTCGCCTGGGGCGTGGAGGGGCGCGTCGAGTACGCGCTGGAAGGCGTCTTCTTCGGCGTCGGAGCCACGGTGAAGTGGCTCCGCGACGAGCTCCGCATCATCGACGACGCCTCCGACACGGCCGCGATCGCGGCATCCGTCGACGACACCGGAGGGGTCTACTTCGTTCCCGCCTTCACGGGCCTCGCGTCACCGCACTGGGACCCGCACGCGCGCGCGGCGCTCGTGGGGATGACCGGCGGCACCGGGCGCGCGCAGATCATCCGCGCGGCGATCGAGTCCATGAGCTATTCGTACCGCGACGTGATCGACGCCATGGCCGCCGAATCGGGCCACCGCTTGCCCGCGCTCCGCGTCGACGGAGGGGCGGCCGCCAACGACTTCCACTTGCAGTTCCAGGCCGACCTTCTGGGCGTGCCGGTCCACCGACCCGTGGTCACCGAGTCGACGGCGCGCGGGGCGGCGTTCCTCGCCGGCCTGGCGGTCGGATTCTGGCCGTCACAACAGGCGCTCACGGACTCGATCGAGATCGAGCGGACCTTCGAACCGCGGATGCCGGAAGACCACCGCGAGGAGCTCTACGCCGGCTGGACGCGGGCCGTGGAACGCGCGCGCCACTGGGTCCTCGGCTGAGGAGGACGTTCGCAGCGGCAGCGGGCCTCAGTCTGCTGCCGCTGCGCCGCGCGTGGACTTGATGACCGAGAGGTAGCTCTCGCGGAGGTAGTCCGCGGTCTCCTCGTAGTACCGCGCAGCGTAGGCGGCATACAGCGCGTCCATGGCGAAAAGCTGTCCCCACTTGGCGGTGACGCTCTCTCCGTACACGTCGCTCGACGCGACGGACGAGGCCGTCAGGAGGACGGTGTCGGCCGCTTGAGCCAGGCGCGATGACATGTTGGACGTGATCGCCACCGTGTACGCCCCGTGGAACCGCGCGATCTCGGCGGTCGTGACCACCGACGTGGAGTCTCCGGAATCGCTGATCGCGATGAGCACGTCGGACGGACGCAAGGTCGCCGCACCCATGGACTGCGTGCTCTGGTCGCGGAAGAGGTGGCAGCGCTTGCCCGCGCGGACGAACCGCATGACGCCGTTCTCGGCCGACGTGGCCGACGACCCCATGGCGCTGAAGTAGAGCACCGGAGCCTCGTGGATCTTCTCGATCACGGCCTCGATCGCCTCGGGCGCCAGGCGTTCGGTCGTGCGACGGAGTGACTCGAGGCTGCCGTGCAGCACCTTCTCGATGATGTGGTCGGTCCCGTCGCCCTTCAGGACGCCCTCGTAGACCCAGTCCGAACGCTGCTCCGGCGCCGCGGACTCGCGTGAATAGATCGCCTGCGCGATGCCGAGCCGCAACTGGTTGTAACCGTCGAGCTCCAGCTCGCGGAGGAAGCGCGAGACCGTGGAGTCGGCGACGCCGGCACGATTCGCGAGTTCGGTGATGGACAAGCCCTGCGCCTGCTCGGGGTCGGCCAGGATCGCGTCGGCGACTCCGCGGAGGGCGGGGCTCAGCGACGAGGACTTCCGCGAGATGCGGTGCAGGAGGTTAGTGCCCATCGAACTCTCGCCCACGGGCCGAGTCTAGGCGTTCGATGAGCTGGCGTACCGCTGCTTCCATGGCTCGGTCCACGCTCTCGGAGGTGTACCCGCCGATGTGGGGAGTGCCGATGAAGAGCGGATGCCGGGTGAGCGGCGTGTCCCCCGGAGGCTCGGGGTCGAACACGTCCGCGGCGTAGCGCGCGAGTCGTCCGTCGTCGAGGGCCTCGAGCACAGCGCGGTCGTCGACGAGCGCGGCCCGCGCGGTGTTGACGAGGATCGCCCGCGGGCGCAGCTGCGCGATGACCGACCGATCGATCAGGGGGCGCTCGCCCGGCGGGGCGTGAAGGGAGAGCACGTCGGCGCTTCGCAGAACCTCGGCTTGCGAGGCGTAACGGAAGCCGGGCAGCTCGAACGCGGCATCCGGGTAGGCGTCGAAACCGATGACCTCCATTCCGATCGCCACCGCCATCCGTGCGACACGACGACCGATCTGACCGCACCCGATGATGCCGAGGGTGCGCCCGGCGAGCTCGACGCCCTGCGTACGCTCCCAGCGCCCCTCGCGGATCGCCTGAGCCGCGGCCGGAACGGACCGCGCCGAGGCGAGGATGAGGGCGACCGCGAGTTCGGCGACGCCCTGCGCGTTCGCGGCGGGCGCGCGGAGGACGTCGATGCCGAGTTCCGCCGCCGCGCCGATGTCGATCGCGTCCGCGCCGACGCCGTTCCGGGAGATCACGCGGAGGCGGGGCGCCGAGCGGAGGAGATCCGCACCGATCGGCTCGATTCCGGCGACGTACCCGACGGCGGTGGCCATGGCATCCCTCTGCTCCCGCACGGAGGGCACGCGCCCCGGGGCGGGGATGACGACGTCATACCCCGCCTCGGAGAGCCACGCGAGTGAGGGATGCCCCGGCGCGGAACGCGGGGTGACGAGGACCCGCGGGCGCTCTGCCATCGGGATCAGTCCTGCCAGCGCGGGTTGTCGACGAGCACCGGGGCGCCGTCGCGCTCGACGACGATCTTCCGGAAGCCCTTCGTCTCGATCGTGCCGTAGTCGTGGCCCGCGTCGCCCGGGAAGGCGAAGAAGGTGATGAGCGGCTCGTCCGGCGAGGTGTTGATGCTGCGGTGGGCGTACCGGCCGGGCACGTAGACGGCACGGCCGGGAGCGAATTCCTCGACCTGGACGTCGCCCTCGGGGCTCTCCATGAGCATCAGGCCCCGCCCGGAGAGGCAGAAGTAGATCTCGGCCGACTCGAGGCGCTCGTGGAAGTGCCCCTTCGTCATGTGGAACTCGTCGCCCACCTTGCCGGGGTAGGTGATGCTGGTTCCGTACGCGACTTCGGTCTCGAGCGAGGGCACGCCCATGTCGTAGAACTCGTAGGTCAGCGGATCGCCGGCGGCGATGCCGCGCTCGACGGCCTCGGCATCGGCGTACATGTCTCGCATGGCCGAGAGCGGGCGGCGCAGAGAGGGACGGCTGTCGGCGAGGCCGGTGGCGAGGTCGAACTGCGTGCCCACGGCGATGGTGGTGGGGACGGTCGTGGTCTGGGCGGTCATGGGGTTCCTTTCGTGGTCAGACCGAACGCGCGATGCGCGAGAGTTCGTCGAAGCGGGGGCCGGAGGTGGGGATGTCGATGTCGAACACCTGCGCGATCACCCGTGTCCAGCCGTGGAGGAAGTAGAACCAGCCGTCGACGGGTCGGACGCCCCGGTCGGCGGCGGCGCGGGCCTGGTCCAGGAAGACGAGGTCGCCGCGGTAGTTGAAGTCCCAGGCCACCGACCGCTCGGGGAAGACGACGGCGTCGGTGAGCGGGGAGCCCGGCCGGTCTTTACCGAGTCCGGTCGCGTTGACGATCAGGGCGCCCGGACGTGCGGTCGCGACCGCGGCATCGTTGGCCTCGGGCGTCGCAGCCGTCCGGTACTCGACGGGGATCCGCAGACCCAGCCTCCGGTGGAGCGCCCGCATCTCGTCGAGTCGACCGACGCGCCGGTTCGTCACGATGAGACGCTCGGGCACGAGAGCGCCCGCCCGCTCGCGGCGGTGGAGGTACAGGGTCAGGGCGAGGGAGGCCCCGCCGGCGCCGAGCAGGACGACGTCGCCGCTGAAGGACGGACCTACGGCATCCTCGAAGGCGAGGCCGCTGGTCACGTCGTCCATCGCATGTCCGTGCAGGCCGTCGGCGCGCTTGGAGATGCTGCTGATCTCGTCGAGCAGCCCGGCCGACTCCCCCACCTCCGAGAAGAGATCACGGGTCGCGCGGAACAGGTTCAGCTTGTGCGTCGTCACGAGCCCGCCGAGCCACTGCGGATCGGCGGCGATGAATTCCACGACGGCGCGATACTGCTCGGGCGAGGCGTCCAACGGGACGTCGACGCCGACTATTCGCGGCGAGATCCCGAGGTGCTCGGCCCACGCGGGGTAGACGGTCATGATCGACGACGCCCCGGTCGTGACGCCGACGAAGCAGAACGTCGGCTCGGCCGCCGGCTCCAGGGTGTCGGGGGTGTAGACGGTGGGCATGTCAGTCTCCTTCGAAGGCGATCAGCGGCTTCATCCCGGCTCCGGATGCCGCGTGCTCGAGCGCGCCGTGGATCTCGTCGACCGAGAACCGCCCCGAGATGATCGGGGTCAGGTCGATGTCGCCGCCCGAGAACATGTCGAGGACGTCCCGGTAGTCGGTGTTGCTCGCACCCGTCGTGCCCGTCATGACGAGTTCGCGGTAGTGCAGCGCGTTGACGTCGATCTGCGGCCGCGCGGCGTCGCCCAGTCCGGAGAAGACGTTCAGGCGTCCGAGCCGTGCGAGCAGATCGGTCGCCGAGGCGATGACGGCGGGGTCGGAGACGTAGGTGATGACGACGTCGACGCCGCGCCCGTCGGTCAAGCGCATGACCTCCTCGTGGAGGTCGCGCTCCGTCACGTTGACGAGCTCGTCGGCGCCGAGGAGTCCGGCGATGTCCAGACGGGACTGACGACGGTTGGCGACGATGACCCGGCGGGCGGCCCGTCGCTTCGCGATCACCGTGTGGAGGCATCCGATCGGACCCGCGCCGATGATGAGCACATCGTCGCCGGGACCGACGTTCACGGCGCGCTGGCCGTGGAGGCAGCACGCGGCGGGCTCCATGAGGGCGGCCACGTCGAACGACATGCCCGCGGGCACGGCGTGGAGGTTCCCCCGGTCGAGCACCCATCCGGGAACCCGCATGTACTGTTCGAACCCGCCGTCCAGCGTGATGCCGAACGCGTCGTACGTCGGGCACAACTGGTTGAGGCCGCGTCGGCACATGTCGCAGTGCCCGCAACCGACGTTGGGGGTCACGCTCACGCGATCACCGACGCGGAAGTCGGTGACGTCCGCGCCGATTGCGGCGATCTCTCCCGCGACTTCGTGGCCGAGCACGCGCGGCGTCCCGGCGGGGATCTTGAAGTGGCCGTGACGCATGATGCGCAGGTCGGTGCCGCAGATGCTCGCGGCGCGCACCCGCACGAGGACGTCGTCCGCGGCGATGACCGGTTCGTCTCTGTCGCGGACCTCGATCCGCCCGGGCTCGTGGAAGACGGCGGCTCTCATGCCGGGACCTCCGCCCTCGACAGGGATGCCGCGAGGACGCGGTCGGCCTCGGCTCGGGCCTCTTCCGACACCGCGAAGACCGTCTTGTTCGCCCACACACGACGGTCGGCGAGTCCTTCGAGGACGCGCTGCGCCTCTTCGAAGGGTTCGATGTGGCTGACGAGGTCCAGGGCGTTCACGGTGCGTCCGATCGACGCGATCACCATGTCCCAGTCGCTGCGTCCCCGCGGGGTGATCCGGGCGTTCCACGTGCCGTGGAGCGTGAGTTCGCGGCGGAGGATCCGCGACACGGTCTCCTTCGCCAGCGGCGCGTCCGTGCTGAGGTCGCCGAGCAGGATGACGTGGCCCTGGTGCGCCGTCGCGTGAACCGCCTGCAGGAAGGTGAGACCGAGGCCGCTCGCCTCCACCGCGATGTCGACCCCGCGACCGTCGGTGCGGTCGATCGCGATCTCGTCGCTGCCGGAATCGGTCGGGTCGATCGTCTCGAAGCCGAGCTGTTCGGCGATCCGGCGCTTGCGCGCGTCGATGTCGGCGACGAGCACGCGGACGACCCCGCCGACCCGCAGCCACTGGGCGGCGAAGAGCCCGATGGGCCCCGCGCCGATGACCAGCGCCGTCGCGTTCGGCGGCACCGGGGCCTTCCGCACAGCGTGGAGCGCCACCCCGGCCGGTTCCACCAGCGCGCCTTCGATGAGCGACACGTGCTCGGGCAGACGGAAGAGGTTCCGGGCGGGAACCCGCAGCTCCTCCTCGAGGCCTCCGTCGCGTCGCGACCCGAAGTAGTCGTACGACGCGGCGAGCGCGAACTCGCCGATCTCGGTCATGGGGTCGTGCGGGTCGGGCAGGCACGGGAAGATCGCGACGCGGTCGCCCGGCTGGAAGGAGCCGTCTGCGGACGACTCGGCGACCGTGCCGGACATCTCGTGGCCGAGGACGAGGGGGAACCCGTACCCCTTGCCGAGCCCGAAGCGCAGCACGTCGGAGCCGCACACCCCCACCGCTCCGACCCGGACGAGAACGGAATCGGCGCCGACGGGCTCGGGCGAGGGGAGGTCGACGACGTCGATGCGGCGGACGTCGCGCAGAACAGCGGCGCGCATCGCTCAGACCTCCATGCCGTAGCGGTGGGCCTTGTGCGTCGGGTAGAGCGAGAACGTCGGGATCGTCACGTCGGGGGTGCGGGTGGCGATGTAGAGCGAGGCTTCGGCGACGTTCGACACGTCGATGCAGCTCGCTGCGATGCCGTGCTCGATCTCGTGAGGGTCGAGCCACCCGTCGGTGTAGGCGGGCAGATCGCCGTCGTAGAGGCCCTGGTCGATGATCTCGGTCATGGGCGTGCGCACGTGCGACGGGTTGAGCACCGTGACCCCGATGTTCTTGCCGACGCCCTCGAGCAGGATGTTCTTGCTGAACCCGAGCATCCCGTGCTTGGAGGCGCGGTAGGGGCTGTGGCCGGGACCGGAGGCCACGCGCGTCGACGACGATCCCATGTTGATGATGCGTCCGCCGGATTCCTGCTTCTCCATGAAGAGGAACGCTTCCCGGCAGCAGAGGAAGACGCCGGTGAGGTTGGGACCGATGGTCTTGTTCCACTCCTCGAGCGTCACCTCGGTGACCGGCGGAGAGAGCGAGTCGCGCCCGGCGCTGTTGACGAGGAGGTCGAGGCGACCCCACCGCTCGACGGTGTCGGCGAAGAACGCCCGCACGGCCTCCTCGTCGACGACGTCGGCGACGACGCCCACGACGTCTCCGCCGCGTTCGCGGATGTCGTCGACGACCTCGGCGAGCCGCGCCGCGTCGATGTCGACCATGGTCACCCGCGCGCCGTTGGCGGCGTATTCGCGGCCGACGGCTTCGCCGATGCCGGAGGCGGCGCCGGTGACGATCGCCACCTTGCCTTCGAGAGCGGTACCGGGTTGGGGGAGGTAGTCGGGAACCATCAGATGTCCTTTCGAGTGAAGATGTGGGGTGCCGCGGCCTGCACGGCGGCGACCGCGCGGCGGGAGATCTCGTCGTATGCGCCCTCGTCGAGGAGTGAGCGCGGGGCGATCCAGGTGCCGCCGCAGGCGGCGACGTTCGACCGGCTCCGGTAGGCCGCGAGCGTGTCGGGCCGGATCCCGCCGGTGGGCATGAAGCGGACGTTCGCGTAGGGGCCGGCGAACGCGTCGAGGAGGGCGAGACCACCGGATGCCTCGGCGGGGAAGAGCTTGAAGAAGTCGAGCCCGAGCGCGAGTCCTTGTTCGATCTCACTGGCGGTGGCGACCCCCGGGGCGAAGGGGAGTCCCCGGTCGAGGGCGGCGCCCACGACCCCGGCTCGCAGACCCGGGGCGACCCCGAAGGCCGCGCCGGCGTCCACCGCCGCGCCGACCGACTCCGGAGTGAGGAGGGTCCCCGCCCCGACCAGGATCTCCGGCACGCGGGCGGTGATCGCCGCGATCGCCGCGGCCGCGGCATCCGTTCGGAACGTGACCTCGACCACCGGAAGACCGGCCTCGACCAGAACCTCGGCCAGACGGACGCCCTCGTCGGGGGCCTCGAGCGCGACGACGGGGACGACTCCGCGACGTGCGAGACGGTCGGCGAGATCGCCTTCGACGACGACGCTCACGATGCGATCCCGAGGTCGGCGGGGGTCTTCGCCCCGACCATCAGCGCGACCGCGTCGGCCATGTCGATCTGAGACGTCTCGACCAGCGCGATCCGCTTCCCGAGGCGCTGGATGTGGATCCGATCCGCCACCTCGAAGATCTGCGGCATGTTGTGGCTGATGAGGACCACGGGGATGCCGCGGGCGTTGATGTCTTTGATGAGCTTCACGACGCGGCCCGATTCCTTCACACCGAGGGCTGCGGTGGGTTCGTCGAGGATCACGACCTTCGAGCCGAATGCGGCCGCGCGGGCGACGGCGACGCCCTGTCGCTGACCGCCGGAGAGCGTCTCGACGGACTGGGCGATGTTCTGCAGCGTCTGCAGGCCGAGCTGGGACATGACCTCGAGGGCTTCTTCGCGCATCCTCTTCCGGTCGAGCATGCGGAACACCGAACCCGCGATGCCGGGGCGACGGAGTTCGCGGCCGAGGAAGATGTTGCTGGCGATGTCGAGGGCCGGTGAGACGGCGAGGCTCTGGAACACCGTCTCGATGCCGCGGCGCCGCGCTTCGACGGGCGACTTCAGGCTCGCCGGCTCGCCGCTGATGAGGAGTTCGCCCTCGTCGGGTTGCACGGCCCCGGAGAGGCACTGGATGAGCGACGACTTCCCGGCACCGTTGTCGCCGATGACGGCGAGCACTTCGCCCTCGCGGATCTCGAAGTCGGTCTCGTCGAGCGCGACGACGTGTCCGTAGCGCTTGATCAGTCCGCGGGCCTCCATGACGAGGCCGGTCTTCTGCGTGGTGTCCATGGTCAGCGTCCGATCTTCCGGAGGCGCTGGTCGACGGCGACCGCGCCGATGATGAGCACGCCGATCGTGAACTCCTGCCAGAGGCTGTCGAAGCCGGCGAGCGAGAGGCCGGAGGAGAACACGCCGACGATGAGGGCGCCGAGGAGGGTGCCCATGATGCGACCTCGGCCGCCGAACAGCGAGGTTCCGCCGATGACCACCGCGGTGATCGAGGCCAGGTTGTAGCTGGTGCCGGCGGTCGGCGAGATCGAGCCGATGCGGCCGATGAGGAGCCACGCGGTGATGCCGATGATGAGGCCGGCGACGATGTAGACGCTCATGATCACGCGGTTGACCCGGATGCCGGTGAGCCGGGCGGCTTCGATGTTGTCGCCGACGGCGTAGATGTGGGTTCCCCAGGCGGTGTTGCGCAGGATGTAAGCGAACACGAGGAACATCAGCAGTGTCAGGACCTGACCGTAGGTGAATGTCGCTCCGGCGATCTGGAAGCCGGTGCCGAGCCAGTTGAAGAGGGCCGGGACTTCGGCGTAGGGCACGCTCTCGCCCGCCGAGAGGAAGATGTTGAGCGCGTAGAAGATGCTCAGCGTGCCCAGCGTCGCGATGAACGGCGGGATGTTGAGTTTGGTGACGACGAGGCCGTTGACGGCCCCGCACAGCACACCCACGATCACTCCCAGCACGAGGGAGAGTTCGACGGGCAGGCCGAGGTTCACGGCGAACTTGCCCATCGCGACCTGGGCCAGCAGCATGACCGCGGCGACCGAGAGGTCGATGCCCGCCGTGAGGATGATCAGCGTCTGCGCGATGCCGAGCATCGCGATGACCTGCACCTGCTGGAGGATCAGCGAGTAGTTCTGCAGTGTTCCGAAGTTGGGCGAGACGATCGAGAAGACGATCGTCGCGATGATGAGCACGGCGAGCGGGCCGATGAGCGGACGCGTGAGCATCTTCCGCTCGACCCATTGGATCGGACTGAGCGCGCGTCCCTCGATCTCGACGAGACCGGTTCGGGGCGGGTTCGCCGCCGGGCTGACCCGGGCTGCGACGGGGTCGGCCACTTCGGGCGTCTGGTCGGACATGGTGTTCTCCTCAAGGCGTGGTGGGGCCGAGGTCGGGTCGCGCGTGTGGCGACCCGACCCCTGCGTCCGGTCGGGCCTGCGGGGGCTCAGCCCCAGCAGTTCTCCAGTCCGTATGCGGTGTCCTTCGAGTCGACGCCCGCCTGGGGCAGGTCGGTGACGAGGGTCACGCCGGTGTTGGTGAAGTCGAGTCCCGGGCTGTTGGCGGGCTTGGTGCCGTCGTTGAGATACGTCTTCACGGCCTGCAGGGCCTGGCTGGCCATCTCCAGGGGGAACTGCATGGAGGTCGCGGCGATGACTCCGTCCTTGACGTTCTTGACGCCCGGGCATCCGCCGTCGACGGACACGATGGTGACCTTGTCCTTCAGCCCCGCGGCCACGACGGCCTGGTAGGCACCGGCGGCGGTGGGTTCGTTGATCGTGTAGACGAGGTTGATCGTCGGGTCCTTCTGGAGGAGCTTCTCCATGCCGGCGCGGCCGCCGGCCTCGTTGGCATCCGTCACCTCGTAGCCGGCCAGGCGCGGGTCGGTCTCGTCCCACATGCGGGTGGGGTCGGCGAGGTCGATGCCGAAGCCCTCGAGGAACCCCTGGTTGCGCGCGACGTCGACGGGAATCTGGTCGGTGCTCAGGTCGAGGGTCGCGATGCGCGCCTCCCGCCCGGCGAACGCCGCCTTCGCCCACTCGCCGACGAGTTCGCCGGCCAGCTTGTTGTCGGTGGCGAAGGTGCCGTCGATGCCGGATCCCGCGCCGAGCGGCGAGTCGAGGGCGAGCACGAGGATGCCGGCCGCCTGCGCCTTCTTGACGGCGGGGATGATGCCGTCGCCGGCCGGGGTGACGAGGATCGCCTTCGCGCCCTGGGCGGTGAAGTTCTCGATCGACTTGATCTGCGAGTCGACGTCGCTCTGGCCGTCGCCGGCGGCGACCTGGAGGTTCAGCCCCTGCTCTTCGGCAGCGGCTTTCGCCCCCTCGGTCATCTTCACGTAGAAGGGGTTGTCCTGGGTCTTGACGACAAGGCCGACGAGCGGCTCACCGGATCCGCCGGGGCTTCCGGCACAGCCGCTCAATCCCAGCACTGCCGCAGTGCCGAGCACGGTCGCGACAACGGCGGCGCGAGTGCGTGAACGCATGAGGTTCCTTTCGGGTCGACGCTGACTTCCTCAGCTGCGGTCACTGTAATAGAAAAGATTTCGCTTGTATAGTTACGCCTAGAAATTTCCTCGATCTGCAA encodes:
- a CDS encoding SDR family NAD(P)-dependent oxidoreductase — its product is MVPDYLPQPGTALEGKVAIVTGAASGIGEAVGREYAANGARVTMVDIDAARLAEVVDDIRERGGDVVGVVADVVDEEAVRAFFADTVERWGRLDLLVNSAGRDSLSPPVTEVTLEEWNKTIGPNLTGVFLCCREAFLFMEKQESGGRIINMGSSSTRVASGPGHSPYRASKHGMLGFSKNILLEGVGKNIGVTVLNPSHVRTPMTEIIDQGLYDGDLPAYTDGWLDPHEIEHGIAASCIDVSNVAEASLYIATRTPDVTIPTFSLYPTHKAHRYGMEV
- the eda gene encoding bifunctional 4-hydroxy-2-oxoglutarate aldolase/2-dehydro-3-deoxy-phosphogluconate aldolase; this translates as MSVVVEGDLADRLARRGVVPVVALEAPDEGVRLAEVLVEAGLPVVEVTFRTDAAAAAIAAITARVPEILVGAGTLLTPESVGAAVDAGAAFGVAPGLRAGVVGAALDRGLPFAPGVATASEIEQGLALGLDFFKLFPAEASGGLALLDAFAGPYANVRFMPTGGIRPDTLAAYRSRSNVAACGGTWIAPRSLLDEGAYDEISRRAVAAVQAAAPHIFTRKDI
- a CDS encoding zinc-dependent dehydrogenase, with protein sequence MRAAVFHEPGRIEVRDRDEPVIAADDVLVRVRAASICGTDLRIMRHGHFKIPAGTPRVLGHEVAGEIAAIGADVTDFRVGDRVSVTPNVGCGHCDMCRRGLNQLCPTYDAFGITLDGGFEQYMRVPGWVLDRGNLHAVPAGMSFDVAALMEPAACCLHGQRAVNVGPGDDVLIIGAGPIGCLHTVIAKRRAARRVIVANRRQSRLDIAGLLGADELVNVTERDLHEEVMRLTDGRGVDVVITYVSDPAVIASATDLLARLGRLNVFSGLGDAARPQIDVNALHYRELVMTGTTGASNTDYRDVLDMFSGGDIDLTPIISGRFSVDEIHGALEHAASGAGMKPLIAFEGD
- a CDS encoding shikimate dehydrogenase family protein, yielding MPTVYTPDTLEPAAEPTFCFVGVTTGASSIMTVYPAWAEHLGISPRIVGVDVPLDASPEQYRAVVEFIAADPQWLGGLVTTHKLNLFRATRDLFSEVGESAGLLDEISSISKRADGLHGHAMDDVTSGLAFEDAVGPSFSGDVVLLGAGGASLALTLYLHRRERAGALVPERLIVTNRRVGRLDEMRALHRRLGLRIPVEYRTAATPEANDAAVATARPGALIVNATGLGKDRPGSPLTDAVVFPERSVAWDFNYRGDLVFLDQARAAADRGVRPVDGWFYFLHGWTRVIAQVFDIDIPTSGPRFDELSRIARSV
- a CDS encoding ATP-binding cassette domain-containing protein, with translation MDTTQKTGLVMEARGLIKRYGHVVALDETDFEIREGEVLAVIGDNGAGKSSLIQCLSGAVQPDEGELLISGEPASLKSPVEARRRGIETVFQSLAVSPALDIASNIFLGRELRRPGIAGSVFRMLDRKRMREEALEVMSQLGLQTLQNIAQSVETLSGGQRQGVAVARAAAFGSKVVILDEPTAALGVKESGRVVKLIKDINARGIPVVLISHNMPQIFEVADRIHIQRLGKRIALVETSQIDMADAVALMVGAKTPADLGIAS
- a CDS encoding galactitol-1-phosphate 5-dehydrogenase; translated protein: MRAAVLRDVRRIDVVDLPSPEPVGADSVLVRVGAVGVCGSDVLRFGLGKGYGFPLVLGHEMSGTVAESSADGSFQPGDRVAIFPCLPDPHDPMTEIGEFALAASYDYFGSRRDGGLEEELRVPARNLFRLPEHVSLIEGALVEPAGVALHAVRKAPVPPNATALVIGAGPIGLFAAQWLRVGGVVRVLVADIDARKRRIAEQLGFETIDPTDSGSDEIAIDRTDGRGVDIAVEASGLGLTFLQAVHATAHQGHVILLGDLSTDAPLAKETVSRILRRELTLHGTWNARITPRGRSDWDMVIASIGRTVNALDLVSHIEPFEEAQRVLEGLADRRVWANKTVFAVSEEARAEADRVLAASLSRAEVPA